In Gammaproteobacteria bacterium, the sequence GGACGCGCCCGAAAGCTACCGGCCGCCCGTCGAGGCACTGGTGACCCGGGTGCTGGGGCCCTCGGCCCTTGAGGAGAGGACATGAATCCGAACGATCAGGTCGCGTCGCTCGAGCAGGCCATATTCGAGCGCGCGAAGAACCTCGCCGACGAGCACCTGCGGCAGGCGCAGCGGGCGCGGGAGCGAATTCTCGCTGACTCCGCGGAGCGGCTGCGTCTGCTCGAGGAGAAGGAGATGTCGCTCGCCAAGAGCCGAGCGGAGCGCGAGTTCCGTCGGCTCGTCCAGTCGGCCGAGATCCACATGCAGGCCGACATGGACCGGATGCGCTGGGGGCTGGTGCAGTCGGTCATGCAGGGGGTGAACGGCCGGCTCAAGACGCTGCAGGCGAACGACGAGTCTGGGCTCGCCCTGTTGCGTGCCCTGCTCGTGGAGGCCGCCTCGGCCATCGAGCGCGACGAGCTGGTGGCTCGGGTGAGCGTCTTCGATCACGGTCGGGTTCAGGGGCGGTGGGACCTGGAGTTCCGTAACGCGGTGCCAGGCAAGACGATCGGTCTCTCCCCGGACGCCTGCCCCTGCTCGGGCGGAGTGCTGGTGGAGAGCGTGGACGGGCGCATCAGCGTGGATAACACCTTCGAGGG encodes:
- a CDS encoding V-type ATP synthase subunit E, whose translation is MNPNDQVASLEQAIFERAKNLADEHLRQAQRARERILADSAERLRLLEEKEMSLAKSRAEREFRRLVQSAEIHMQADMDRMRWGLVQSVMQGVNGRLKTLQANDESGLALLRALLVEAASAIERDELVARVSVFDHGRVQGRWDLEFRNAVPGKTIGLSPDACPCSGGVLVESVDGRISVDNTFEGRMSRQKSDLERVILERLFASAGQMGMLFHG